In the Euphorbia lathyris chromosome 5, ddEupLath1.1, whole genome shotgun sequence genome, one interval contains:
- the LOC136231369 gene encoding uncharacterized protein has protein sequence MGEPAKGKVTPFASMFPAEETKKAAKRVDDAIAEKQKELDHFKEFSADNTNLINLVSRLPDELHHDVMVPFGKAAFFPGRLIHTNEFMVLLGEGYYAERTAKQTVEILKRRGKGLDSQVESLKANMKDLRAQASFFDSTASEAAEGLVEIREDYEEENLSEAQSKSGRLMETYGKKVTVEDDEYDRMMSRLDELEKEELEAEDDDQSDDKQITVESEDENGEDKHANIVESDSGTDEDEQTDEAERNSNFNDLTSQTQSVIMKPQGQTEVQKATAELLSNDYRRQLDITDKSNCTGLTIQPVPKGDMQNGKTVTQVKKSVPTEKALLLPEVMEKIERNEVPLRATKSGFDSSKALAGSIVEKSGNTQTNIQNRTVTSSQKPGWSSKPGFDSSKAFTGSIVERTHNLPTFPEQTSASSQPSDSQPSKPVSRFKMQRK, from the exons ATGGGGGAGCCGGCAAAGGGAAAAGTGACTCCATTCGCATCCATGTTTCCAGCcgaagaaacaaagaaagcgGCGAAACGAGTGGATGATGCGATTGCAGAGAAGCAGAAGGAGCTCGACCACTTCAAGGAATTCAGCGCCGATAACACCAATCTTATCAACCTTGTTTCCCGCCTTCCCGACGAGCTCCACCATGATGTCATG GTTCCGTTTGGAAAAGCTGCGTTTTTTCCTGGTCGATTGATACATACAAATGAGTTCATG GTACTTTTAGGAGAAGGTTATTATGCGGAAAGAACAGCAAAGCAAACTGTGGAAATTTTGAAAAGGAGAGGGAAAGGTTTGGATTCTCAAGTTGAATCTCTTAAGGCTAACATGAAGGATCTTAGAGCTCAGGCTTCGTTTTTTGATTCTACTGCTTCTGAGGCAGCC GAGGGGCTTGTGGAGATAAGAGAAGATTATGAGGAGGAAAATTTGAGTGAAGCACAATCTAAATCAGGCAGGTTAATGG AAACATATGGCAAGAAAGTTACTGTCGAAGATGATGAATATGATCGCATGATGTCTAGGTTGGATGAACTTGAAAAAGAAGAACTTGAAGCTGAAGATGACGATCAGAGTGATGACAAGCAGATCACAGTTGAAAGTGAGGATGAGAATGGTGAAGATAAGCACGCTAACATAGTTGAAAGTGATAGTGGGACTGATGAAGATGAGCAAACTGACGAAGCTGAAAGAAATAGTAATTTTAATGATCTAACATCGCAGACTCAGTCAGTG ATAATGAAACCACAAGGACAGACGGAAGTTCAAAAGGCGACCGCTGAATTGTTGTCGAATGATTATCGCCGTCAATTAGATATTACTGACAAATCAAAT TGCACAGGTTTGACAATCCAGCCTGTACCAAAAG GTGATATGCAAAATGGCAAAACTGTTACTCAGGTAAAGAAGTCTGTTCCTACTGAGAAGGCATTGCTGCTTCCTGAAGTAATGGAGAAAATTGAAAGAAATGAG GTGCCACTTCGGGCAACAAAATCAGGATTTGATAGTTCCAAG GCTTTGGCAGGTTCTATTGTAGAAAAATCTGGTAATACACAGACAAATATACAAAACCGAACTGTAACTTCATCCCAG AAACCTGGATGGAGCTCGAAACCAGGATTTGACAGTTCCAAG GCATTTACGGGTTCTATTGTGGAGCGTACTCACAATCTTCCAACCTTCCCAGAACAGACCTCAGCTTCATCACAG CCATCCGATTCTCAACCATCAAAGCCGGTTTCTAGATTCAAGATGCAAAGGAAGTAG